AATACGCCAACCTGTCATTGAATATGATTTAGAAACACCATTTAATGTTAAGGTTCTATCAAAAAGCTTTGGTTCAACTTCTGCAATTGTATGAAATTTTAAATTATCATAAATCATATATTCATAAATATCGTCTGAAAGAATATGAACATGTGGGAAATTTAATAAAACTTCACTAATAGCTTTTAATTCCTCATAACTATAAGTAGCCCCTGTAGGATTACTTGGAGAGTTTAAAATTATCCATTTAGTTTTAGGTGTAATAAATTTTGCTAGATCTTCAGCTTTTAATTTAAAATTATTTTCTTCTGTGCAATTAATAAAAACAGGAATTCCTTGTGCAAGTGATACGATATCAGGGTAAGAAACCCAATAAGGTGAAGTAATAATAACTTCATCTCCTGGATTAACGCTTGCCATTATTGCATTGTACAATACTTGTTTTCCACCTGCGCCTACAATAATTTGGTTTAATTCATAATTCAAATTATTATCATTTTTAAATTTTTCTTTTATAGCTTTCTTTAGCTCAGGAGTACCATCAACGTTTGTGTATTTTGTTTCCCCTCTTTTAATAGCTTCAATAGCTGCTTCTTTAATATGATCCGGGGTATCAAAATCAGGTTCACCTACACTTAAAGAAATAATATCAATTCCTAAAGCTTTTAATTCATTAGCCTTTTTACTTACAGCTAAAGTGGGTGAGGGTTTTATATATTTTAATCTTTCAGCAATCAAGGACATGTTAAACCTAATTTAAACTTTTATAAGCTCGACTATTATCTAAGAAAAAAATAAATTGTCTATAGGTTGTTAAAAGTTTTACGCTACTTTTTCAATATGTAAACGTGTAAACACTTCTATAATACCTTCCATAAGCTGTTCAATCATTTGATCAGTATGGAATGGTGTTGGCGTAATTCTTAACCTCTCAGTACCTTTTGGTACAGTCGGATAATTAATATGTTGTACAAAAATATTAAATTCTTCAAGTAAAATCGTAGAGGCTTCTTTACAAAGTACTGGGTTGCCAATCATTATAGGAATAATATGGCTTTCATTTTCTATAATATTAATGTTTTGTTTTTTAAGAAGAGATTTAACTTTATTTACAGTTAAATGAAGTAATTCCCTTTCTTTATTACTATTTTTTAAGTAACGAATACTTGCAAGAGCTGCTGCAGCTAAAGAAGGTGGTAAAGCGGTAGTAAAAATAAATCCTGAGGCATAACTACGAATTGCATCAATTATGTTACTATTTGCAGCAATATATCCTCCCATAACTCCAAAAGCTTTTCCTAATGTGCCTTGAATTATAGTAACTCTGTTCATTAAATTTAAATGTTCGCCAATGCCTCCACCATGTTTTCCA
The sequence above is a segment of the Sphingobacteriia bacterium genome. Coding sequences within it:
- a CDS encoding pyridoxal phosphate-dependent aminotransferase; the protein is MSLIAERLKYIKPSPTLAVSKKANELKALGIDIISLSVGEPDFDTPDHIKEAAIEAIKRGETKYTNVDGTPELKKAIKEKFKNDNNLNYELNQIIVGAGGKQVLYNAIMASVNPGDEVIITSPYWVSYPDIVSLAQGIPVFINCTEENNFKLKAEDLAKFITPKTKWIILNSPSNPTGATYSYEELKAISEVLLNFPHVHILSDDIYEYMIYDNLKFHTIAEVEPKLFDRTLTLNGVSKSYSMTGWRIGYAGGPKELINAMSIIQSQSTSNSASISQAAALGALKGPQGFLSEWRNSFTKRRNLVVELLNASKYISCIKSEGAFYLFPNCKGMFEKITPAGNIIKNSNDVATYFLEEANVAVVPGIAFGMDGYFRISYATSEEILKEACNRINNACEKLK